The genomic segment ATGGCTTTCGCTGCAGCAGCGGCACGCCGACGTCACCACCGGCGAGGACCTGCGCGACGAGGCCGAAACCGTGCTGGCCGCGCTCGCCGACGGGCTGCGCACCGATCTTTCCCCCGAAGAGGTGGTCTCCGGCCACCCGCCGCTGCGCGACGCGCTGGTCGGCCTGTCGCTGCGGCGGGCCCGCGGCGGCGCGACACCGACCGCGACCGCGATGTCCACGCTGGCGCTGAAGGAGGCGCTGCTCGCCGCGGTCATGCGCCAGAGCGCCGACGCCCAGGTGCACTACGACGCCGCCGTCCTGCTCAACCGCCTGCTCGACGCGGCGGGCGTGCTCACCTTCAGCACCTACGTGCAGGGCCGCGAGGAGATCATCCGCGCCCAGCACGACCAGATGCTCGAACTGTCCACGCCGGTGCTGCGGCTGTGGCGCCACGTGGTCGGCGTCCCGCTGATCGGCACGCTGGACACCACCCGCACCCAGGTGGTGATGAACGGCCTGCTCGAAGCCATCCAGGCGCAGGAGGCGCGGGTGGCGATCATCGACATCACCGGGGTGCCCACGGTGGACACCGCGGTGGCCCAGCACCTGCTGCAGACCGCGGACGCCGTGCGCCTGATGGGCGCCGAATGCCTGCTCAGCGGGATCCGGCCGCCGATCGCGCAGACCATCACCAGACTCGGGATCGACCTGTCCGCGATCACCACCCGCGCCACCCTCGCCGGGGCGCTGGCCGACGCGATCCGCCTGCTGGAGCCGCCCGGCTCCGGCCCGCCTCGCCAGGCCGGGGCGAGGTCCCATGCCACCGGATGACCGGCGCGCCCCGGTCCAGGAACTCGCGCCGTACGAGTTCCGCACCGACCACGACCTGCTCGGAGCCCGGCACGCCGTCCGCGCGGCGGCGCTGCGGGCCGGCTTCGGGCTGATCGGCCAGACGAAGATCGTCACCGCGGTGAGCGAACTGGTGCGCAACGCCTACGTCCACGGCGGTGGCGGCACGCTCCGGATCGAGGAGGTCACCGGCGCGCGCACCGGGCTCCGGGTGACCATCCGCGACGACGGCCCCGGCATCGCCGACGTGGCCGCCGCGCTGGCCGACGGCTACAGCACCGGAACCGGGCTGGGCCACGGCCTCGGCGGTGCCCGGCGCCTGGTCGACGAGTTCGCCATCGAGACCGGGCCGGGCAGCGGAACCACCGTCACGGTCCTTCGCTGGGCGCCCTGAGTGCGCTTGGATGTGGGCATGAGCGAAGAGATCGTGCTGGGCCCGCTGCCGAAGGGGATCACCCTGGCCGGCGAGGGCATGGGCAGCCGGGTCTGGAACGTGCTGGGGCACCGGTACGCGATGAAGTCCGCCGCCGAGAGCAGTTTCGCCTTCGAGACCTACGATCCGCCGGGCACCGGGGTTCCCCCGCACGTGCACCCGACGCAGGACGAGCACATCTACGTCCTGGAAGGCGTGTTCACCCTCTACCTCGACGGCGAGTGGCTGACCGCGGGCCCCGGCGACACCGTGCGGATGCCGCGGAACCTGCCGCACGCCTACTACAACCGCGGCGAGGCGCCGACGCGCGCGTTGTTCTGGGTGAGCCCGGCCGGGCGGCTGGCGCGGTTGTTCGACCGGCTGCACGACCTCACGGACATGACCGAGGCCGTCCGGGTCTCCGCCGAGCACGACGTGCACTTCCTGCCGCCCGGTGAGGTCGGCGAGCCGCCGGGGTGAGCCTGCGTTCGGCTGTCCCGATTAGCCCGTTCGGCAGAATGCCGGCTATTCCGGTGAATAACCCACCACACCTTTTTAGTTCACCGAAGCCGAGTTGATCAGGAGGGGTTTACCCGCGAGCGGAACGGGATACCCAGGATTTGCCCGCGCCACCACAGGGCGGCGCAGATTTCCCCACCTGGAGGCCAGTTAGATGATCGTTCTCGGCGTTATCCTGATTGTCATCGGTATCATCGCGAGCATTCCCGTGCTTTATTCGATCGGTATCGCGCTGGTGATCATCGGCGTGGTCCTCGCGGTACTCGGGCGGGCCGGAACCAAGGTCGGTGGCCGCAGCCACTGGTTCTAGGACCGACTCCGCTTCCTTCGCCCCCGCCGCACTCAGGTGCGGCGGGGGCGAAGCGCGTATGCGGGCACGAGCTGGTCGGGCAACTGCAGCTTGTCCTGGCGGCCGTCGGCGTAGGCGAGTTCGAAATTGACCACGCCCAGCCATTCCCCTTTCACCGAGGAAAACCAGCCGTGCAGCCTGCCGGGCACTTCCCCGCTCAGGTCGAGCCCGGTTTCCACCACGTGCACCGGCGCGCCGGGTACGCGGGTGTAGAGCGCGTCCAGCCGCACCCACACCGGGGTGATCACCGGAACGCGGCCGTGCAGGTCGTCACCCCGCCAGCGGGTGTGCGGGCTGACGATCACGGCCGGTCGGGGGCGGTCGGCGGTTCCATGCCCGGCAACATACCATGCGATTCGCACACATGTTCGATGTCCACTGTGGTCTGCGCGACACCCCCGTCGCGATCCGCTATCCCGCGAACACCCGGGGCACGAAGTCCAGTGCGCGAGCCCGTTCACGCGGATTGCCCACGGCGTTGACGATCAGGTCGGTGGCACCCGCGTCGGCGAACCGCCGCAGTTCGGCTGCCACTTCCTCTTCGGTCCCGGCGATGACCGTGTCGGCCGGGCCGGACAGCCCGCCGCGGTCGAGGATCGCGCGGTAGGCGGGCAGCTCGTTGATGATGGCGAGCTCGCGGGCCGAGTTCTCGCGCACGCCGTCGGCATCCGTGGTGATCGAGACGGTCACCCCCACCACCACCCGCGCGTCCTCCCCGAGCCGCGGCACCAGGTAGTCGGCGACGAGAGCGGGCTGGACCCACAACGCGATGGTGCCGTCGGCCAGTTCGCGGGCGACGTCGAGCATGCGCGGCCCGAGCGCGGAGATCAGCACCGGCGGTTCGGGCGCGCTGATCGTCAGCTGGGTGTCGACGGTGAAAAACCGCCCGGCGTACTTGACGTGCTCCCCGCGCAGCAGCGGGCGCAGCACTTCCAGGTACTCGCGGGTGTGGCGCGCCGGCGACTCGTAGGGCAGGCCGAGCTGCTCGGTCACCACCCATTCGTGGCTCGGGCCGATGCCGAGGGTCAGCTTGCCACCGGTGAGCGCCTGCGCGGTCAGCGCCTCGGTGGCCATCACCACCGGGTGGCGCGGGTAGGTCGGCACGACCGCGGTGCCCAGTTCCGGTGGGGAGTCCGGCATCGCGGCGAGCACGGCGAGGGGGTCCCAGCTGCCGGGCTGCTGGTTGGTCCAGCCGCTGTCGTAGCCGCGGGCTTTCGCCTCGGCCGCGTTCGCGCCGAATTCGGCGGCGGTGGTCGCGCCGGAGGTGAGGATGTGTTGTCCGATCCGCATGCCCCCAGTCCAGCGCGGTCCGCGTGGTGGAGCGAGATCCAGTTCGCCCGTGCAGCGATAACATGGGGTGATCGATCGGAGGGGCGGATGGAGCTGCGGGCGCTGCGGTACTTCGTCACCGTCGCCGAGGAACTGCACTTCGGGCGGGCGGCGGAGCGGCTGAACATCGTGCAGCCCGCGGTCAGCCAGCAGATCGCCCGGCTCGAGCGGGAACTGGGCACGCGGTTGCTGACCCGCACCTCGCGCACGGTCCGGTTGACCGAGTCCGGGCGCCGCGTGCTCGCCGCCGCGCAGGAAACCCTCGCGGCGGCCGAACGCGTGCGAACCGTGGTGCACGAACCGGGTTCCGTCGTCCGGATCGGCACGGCGACGGGCCTCACCGCCCGCCTCGAACGCGGCATCGAAGCGCTGCGCGAGCTGAACCCGACGTTCGAGCTGGTGCTGGTGGACCTGCCGGTGATCGAACGCGTCAACGCCCTGCGCCGGGGTGAACTGGACCTGGCACTGGTGCGCGGCCCGGTCTCGGCGCCGGGGTTGCACGTGCTGCCGGTGTGGACGGAACCGCTGCACGCGGTGGTTTCCGCCCGGCACCCGGCTGCCGGGCGCGACAGCGTCACCGTGGCCGAACTGGCCGATCACGTACTGAGGGCACCCTCGGATCCCCCACTGCACGAGGCCGTCACCAGCGCACTGGGCGCCAGCCGCGCCCGCTTCGGCCGCCCGGCCGGCACCGCCCAGGACACCATCGTCGAAGTCGGCGCGGACCCGCGGAGCTGGGCACTGATGCCCGTCGGCGAAATCACCACGATCGGCTCGACGCGCGTGCGGTCCCTCCCGCTGAACCCGCCCATCACCATCACCGGCAACATCCTCACCCCGCACGACTACCTGCCGAGCCAATGCGCCCACGCCATCATCACCGCCTTCAAGGACGCTCCCGTCTGAGGTGCTGTCACACCTTTGTCCTGCCGGCGGAGTTCTCGCCTTCTCGCCGGGCTTTCCACGTCACCGCGAACTCCTCCAGTTTCGTGCTGCTCGCCCAAAGTTGGTCGAAGCGGTTCTGGTGGAACTGCACGAGCCGGGGCGCGTCTTCGCGGATACCGCCGAGTTGCTGATCCGTCGGCCCCGAAAAAGCCATGTACATGATGGTGTCGTCGATGAGGCACACGCTCATCGGTTCCACCGGCTGGTTCCGCGTCTCGATCACCCTGATGTTGTACCGAGGATTTCGGACCACCTGCTCCAACTGGCTGACGCACCACTCCGCCATCGCGTCATTCGATACCCCGACGATGCGGCGGACAGTACCCTTCTTGCGGCGGGCGAAGTTGAACACTTCACCGAAGTACTCCCGCGACTGGACGCTGGCGAACTTCGCCGGCGGCACCTGACGGAAGTAGCTCACCCTGATCTCGCGCTCCGCCTTGCGCACGGCTTCCCTCGCAGAGCTGTAGAACTCCTCACCGGTGGCGAAGAAGACCTCCGCCAGCCCTTCGTCCTGCACCTCGATCCGCAGGTCCCGAATCTGCTTGAGCACGAAGAAGATCGCCACGAAGAGCGCTCCCGACAATCTTTCCTGGAGCTCCGGAAACAGATCCTTGAAGAGGGCCAGCAGAAAGCAGGCGAGCAGGAACAAGCAGAGCGTGAGCTCCTCCCACTTTTCGGTCTTGGCACGCGATTTGATCACCGACTCGCCTCCTGCCCTCATTTCCTGGTAAGTCCGCAGCCGCAGATGAACTGTTACAGCGCGCGATCGGCGGTCGGTGAATCGAAATAGTGTCACGAACGGCGTAGGGACTCGGCTTGGCGGTAGTGCGTGGCGGCCTCGGCCGGGCGGTTCAGTGCCGTGGCCAGGTCGCCCAGGTATCGGGCGACTGGGCCGAAGGTGAGCAGGCCGCTTCCCGCGCCGGCGAGTTCACCGGCGGCGGGCAGTAGTTCGGCGTACAGGTGTTCCATCACCGCTGTCTGTCCACTCTGGATGGCGAAGCGGGCGTGCAGGCAGGTCCGGGCTTCGAACAGGAGGTCCCGCGGTGAGTCCGGAATGGACTGTCCGCGCGGCCGTGCCCAGGGTTCGTACGGGCCCCAGTCCGCGCCGAACGGGGTGTCGGGGTCCAGGCCGAGCAGGGCCAGCGGGAGGATTCCCCGTTCCAGGCCGGACATCCCGGTGCCGGTGAGCTTCGAGGCGGCGGCGCGGTAGGCGGAGCGGGCTTCCGTGACGTGCCCGGTGATGGCGAGCCGGAGCGCGGCGTACCACTCGGTGAACACGCCGACCAAAGGCAGTTCATACCGCTCCGCCAAAGCATCGGCCGCGGCGGCGTGGTCGTCGGCGGTGGCCAGGTCGGCCAGTGCGGCGTGTGCCTGGAGCTGGATCAGGTGGCCCAGCACCTCGAACGTGACCAGGCCGTGCCGCGCGCTCAGGTCGACCAGTTCCGCGCCGATCCGCGCCCGTTCCGGAGCGAGCCCCGCGCGGTGGAAGGTTTGCAGGAAAAGTCCGTTGAGCGCCAAGGCAAGCAGTGCGGGATCCCCCTGCGCGCGGGCGATTCGCACGGCTTCCGCAGCCGCCTCGCCGCCCCGGCCGCCGGTGTCCGCGCGTCGCTCCATCGCGATGGTGATCAGCAGGCGCGCACGCGAGACCGGATGGCCGTCGGGCAGTTCCGCCAGCACGCGTTCCGCGGCCACCACGAGTTCTGCCGAGTGCGCTTCGTCGTCGTTCGCCGTCCAGATCGCGGGTACGTCGAACGAGCCGATCACCCGGGCGGCCAGCAGCGGATCCCCCATCGCCGCGGTGACCGCTTCCGCGCGCAACCGCCGCGCCTGAGCCAAATCCCCGGTCACCGCCAGCGCCCGCACCAAGCCCATCGTCGCTTCCAGCCGGGCCCGGCCCTCGGAACGCGCGACGACCTCCCGCCACAGCCGAGCCGCTTCGTGCGGTGCCGAGCGGCGTTCGGCGAGTTCGGCCGCGGCACGCGCGTAGTGCGCGGCGCGTTCGGCCGTGGCCGCGCTGTCCGCGCGCAGGAAGTGGTGCGCGATCGCGGCCACGTCCTCGGGCCGGCGTTGTTCGATGATCTCGGCCGCGGCGGCGTGCCAGCGTGCCCGCCGTGCCCGCGCGATGTCCTCGTAGAGCGTCTCCCGCACCAGCGCGTGCTCGAAACGCACCCGGTCGGCGTCCTGTTCGACCAGGAACCCGGCGAGCAGCCCCGACTCGACCGACGCCAGCACGGCGTCCTCGTCCCCGGCCAAGGCGATCAGCACCTCGAGGTCGACCTCTTCGCCGAGCACCGCGGCCTGACGCAGGTGCGTCGTGTCGGGCAGCCCGGACAGCCGATGCCGGATGACATCGCGGACCCCGGCCGGAACCGCGTGCAGACTTCCCTCGGCCTCCCAGAGCCGGGCGAGTTCGCGGACGAAGAACGGGTTCCCGGCGCTGCGCCGGTGGATGACCCGCAGGCCTTCGGCCGTCGGTTCGCGATGGCTGACCGCCCGCACCAGGTCCGCGACCTGCGCTTCGCTCAACCCGCCGAGGTAGAGCCGGACCGGTTCGGCACGGGCCGCGCGCCCCAGCGCACCGGCCAGCTCCGCGGAGATCTCGGTCGACCGGTAGGTGCCGACGAGCAGCACCGGCCCGGCACCCGGATCGGTGGCCAGCCCGGTGAGCAGGGCGAGCGTCTCCTCGTCGGCCCAGTGCAGATCGTCGAAGACCAGCAGGGCCGGGCCGCGGCCACCGAGCTTCGCCAGGTACTCCCCCATCGCGCGCTGGCGGCGGAACCGCGCCACGGCGAGGTCCTCACCGGGCACGGACGGCAGGTCGGGGCTGGCGCCCCACGCCGTGGTCCAGCCCATCGCGGCGAGCCTGCGGGTCAGTGCCCTGGCCAGCGCGGTCTTGCCCGCCCCGGCCGCGCCCCCGAGCAGCACGAGCCCCGGCCGTCCCGCCGACGCGGTGGCCACCGCGGTCTGCACCAGGTCAGCCAGTTCGCTTTCCCGGCCGACGAACGGCTCGTCGACGGGCGTGGGCGCCGGATCGCTCAGGCGTGGTTCCTGGGCGAGGATGTCCGCTTCCAGCTGCCGCAGTTCCGCGCCGGGGTCCACGCCGAGTTCGGTCCGCAGCACTTCACGGGCGCGGCGCAGTGTGGTCAGCGCGTCGCCCTGGCGTCCGGTCCGGTAGAGCGCCAGCGCGAGCAGCCGCCAGCCGTCCTCGCGCAACGGGTGTTCGGCGACGTGTGCCCGCAGGTCGGGTACCGATTCGGCGGCCTGGCCGGAGGCGGTCGCCGCTTCGGCACGGCGTTCGACGGCGAGCAACCGCAGTTCGGTGAGCCGGTCGGCCTCGGCACGCGCCCAGTCCAGTTCGGCGAACTCCGCGTACGCGGGCCCGCGCCAGAGCGCGAGCGCGTCTTCGAGCAGGACACGCGCCTTCTCGGCCTGCCCACCGGCGAGCAGCCGGGCGGATTCGGCGACCGCGGCCTCGAAACGCCACGCGTCCACGGCGTCGGGCTCGGCTCGCAGGGCGTAGCCGGGCGGCACGGTGACCAGCAGCCGGGACGGGGTGCGCGGTGGGCGGTCCGGCTCCAGTGCCTTGCGCAGCGCGCCGACGAAGGTCTGCACCGCGCCGAGCGCGCCGTCCGGCGGATCGCCCTCCCAGAGGTCGCCGATCAGCCAGGTCACCGGCACGACCCGGCCCTTCGCGATCAGCAGCCGCGCCAGCACGGCCTGGTGCCGCGGGCCCTTCAGGTTGACCGGACCGGCCGCGGTCTCCGCCGTCAGCGGGCCCAGCACCCGGAACCCCACCACGACCCCAACCTAACCGCCCGTGGTGATCCGGCGCTGATCGGCTGCTGATCGGGGGCGCCCACGATCGGGGGCATGATCCCTTCCTTCACCGAACGACGCGTCCCCGTCGCCGACGGCGTGGCGCTCCACACCGCGATCGGCGGCTCCGGCGACCCGATCGTGCTGCTGCACGGCTTCCCGCAGACCCACCTGATGTGGCGGCACGTGGCCGCCGACCTCGCCGCCGACCACACGGTCATCTGCCCTGACCTGCGCGGATACGGCGACAGCGACAAGCCGGACGGCACCGCGGACCCGGCCGTCTACGCCAAGCGCACGATGGCAGCCGACGTGGTGGCGCTGGCCCGCGAGCTGGGGCACGAGCGGTTCGCGCTGGCCGGGCACGACCGGGGTGCGCTGGTGGCCGTCCGCGCCGGGCTCGACCACCCCGAGGCGATCACCCACCTGGCGTCGCTGGACGTGCTGCCCACGCTGGACATGTGGGAGGTCATGCACGGCACCTCGGCCGCGGTCGGCTTCCACCTGTACCTGATGGCGCAGCCGCCGGGCCTGGCCGAGCAGCTGATCGGCAATTCGGCGGACGCCTTCTTCGGCCACTTCCTCGACCTGTGGGCGAACGACCCGGCGGCCATCCCGCCGGAGGTCCGCGCGGTCTACCTGAAGGCGAGCCGGGAGGCGGTGCCGTCGATCGTCGCCGACTACCGCGCCTCGGCCACCATCGACGTCGAACACGACGAGGCCGATCGGCGGGCCGGGCGGCGGCTGCGGATGCCGGTGACCGTGCTCCAGCAGGACTGGGGTGCCGCGCTCGGTTTCGACGCCGCGGCCCGCTGGCGGGCGTGGGCGCCGGACCTCGAGCACCGGACGGTCACGAGCGGGCACTTCATGGCCGAGGAGGATCCCGCGACCGTGGTCAAGGAGCTGCGGGAGCTACTGGCGCGCTAGTTTGCGGGCGAGGCGCTCGGGCCGGGGCCAGCGCACGTCGGTGGCCCAGCCCAGCTTCTCGAACACCCAGATCACCCGGGCGGAGATGTCCAGCTGACCGCGCCGGACGCCGTGCCGGGCGCCGGTGGGGTCGGCGTGGTGGGAGTTGTGCCAGGACTCGCCCATCGAGGCGAGCGCCAGCGGCCAGAAGTTCGCCGACTTGTCCCGCGCGGCGAACGGCCGGTCACCGATCAGGTGGCACAGCGAGTTGACCGACCAGGTGACGTGGTGCAGCACCGCGACCCGGACCAGACCGGCCCAGAAGAACGCGGTCAGCGCACCCGTCCACGACAGGGTGAGCAGGCCGCCGAGCAGGGCGGGGGTGAGCAGGGTGGCCACGGTCAGCACCGGGAACAGGCGATCGATCCTGGCGAGGTCGGCGTCGTCGAGCAGATCCGGCGCGAACCGCTTCG from the Amycolatopsis magusensis genome contains:
- a CDS encoding STAS domain-containing protein, with the protein product MPVTQDAATVRNFLFAILAEGGPRLAGEWLSLQQRHADVTTGEDLRDEAETVLAALADGLRTDLSPEEVVSGHPPLRDALVGLSLRRARGGATPTATAMSTLALKEALLAAVMRQSADAQVHYDAAVLLNRLLDAAGVLTFSTYVQGREEIIRAQHDQMLELSTPVLRLWRHVVGVPLIGTLDTTRTQVVMNGLLEAIQAQEARVAIIDITGVPTVDTAVAQHLLQTADAVRLMGAECLLSGIRPPIAQTITRLGIDLSAITTRATLAGALADAIRLLEPPGSGPPRQAGARSHATG
- a CDS encoding ATP-binding protein, giving the protein MPPDDRRAPVQELAPYEFRTDHDLLGARHAVRAAALRAGFGLIGQTKIVTAVSELVRNAYVHGGGGTLRIEEVTGARTGLRVTIRDDGPGIADVAAALADGYSTGTGLGHGLGGARRLVDEFAIETGPGSGTTVTVLRWAP
- a CDS encoding cupin domain-containing protein, with the protein product MSEEIVLGPLPKGITLAGEGMGSRVWNVLGHRYAMKSAAESSFAFETYDPPGTGVPPHVHPTQDEHIYVLEGVFTLYLDGEWLTAGPGDTVRMPRNLPHAYYNRGEAPTRALFWVSPAGRLARLFDRLHDLTDMTEAVRVSAEHDVHFLPPGEVGEPPG
- a CDS encoding DUF6131 family protein, whose translation is MIVLGVILIVIGIIASIPVLYSIGIALVIIGVVLAVLGRAGTKVGGRSHWF
- a CDS encoding TIGR03564 family F420-dependent LLM class oxidoreductase codes for the protein MRIGQHILTSGATTAAEFGANAAEAKARGYDSGWTNQQPGSWDPLAVLAAMPDSPPELGTAVVPTYPRHPVVMATEALTAQALTGGKLTLGIGPSHEWVVTEQLGLPYESPARHTREYLEVLRPLLRGEHVKYAGRFFTVDTQLTISAPEPPVLISALGPRMLDVARELADGTIALWVQPALVADYLVPRLGEDARVVVGVTVSITTDADGVRENSARELAIINELPAYRAILDRGGLSGPADTVIAGTEEEVAAELRRFADAGATDLIVNAVGNPRERARALDFVPRVFAG
- a CDS encoding LysR family transcriptional regulator, with translation MELRALRYFVTVAEELHFGRAAERLNIVQPAVSQQIARLERELGTRLLTRTSRTVRLTESGRRVLAAAQETLAAAERVRTVVHEPGSVVRIGTATGLTARLERGIEALRELNPTFELVLVDLPVIERVNALRRGELDLALVRGPVSAPGLHVLPVWTEPLHAVVSARHPAAGRDSVTVAELADHVLRAPSDPPLHEAVTSALGASRARFGRPAGTAQDTIVEVGADPRSWALMPVGEITTIGSTRVRSLPLNPPITITGNILTPHDYLPSQCAHAIITAFKDAPV
- a CDS encoding BTAD domain-containing putative transcriptional regulator, whose product is MVGFRVLGPLTAETAAGPVNLKGPRHQAVLARLLIAKGRVVPVTWLIGDLWEGDPPDGALGAVQTFVGALRKALEPDRPPRTPSRLLVTVPPGYALRAEPDAVDAWRFEAAVAESARLLAGGQAEKARVLLEDALALWRGPAYAEFAELDWARAEADRLTELRLLAVERRAEAATASGQAAESVPDLRAHVAEHPLREDGWRLLALALYRTGRQGDALTTLRRAREVLRTELGVDPGAELRQLEADILAQEPRLSDPAPTPVDEPFVGRESELADLVQTAVATASAGRPGLVLLGGAAGAGKTALARALTRRLAAMGWTTAWGASPDLPSVPGEDLAVARFRRQRAMGEYLAKLGGRGPALLVFDDLHWADEETLALLTGLATDPGAGPVLLVGTYRSTEISAELAGALGRAARAEPVRLYLGGLSEAQVADLVRAVSHREPTAEGLRVIHRRSAGNPFFVRELARLWEAEGSLHAVPAGVRDVIRHRLSGLPDTTHLRQAAVLGEEVDLEVLIALAGDEDAVLASVESGLLAGFLVEQDADRVRFEHALVRETLYEDIARARRARWHAAAAEIIEQRRPEDVAAIAHHFLRADSAATAERAAHYARAAAELAERRSAPHEAARLWREVVARSEGRARLEATMGLVRALAVTGDLAQARRLRAEAVTAAMGDPLLAARVIGSFDVPAIWTANDDEAHSAELVVAAERVLAELPDGHPVSRARLLITIAMERRADTGGRGGEAAAEAVRIARAQGDPALLALALNGLFLQTFHRAGLAPERARIGAELVDLSARHGLVTFEVLGHLIQLQAHAALADLATADDHAAAADALAERYELPLVGVFTEWYAALRLAITGHVTEARSAYRAAASKLTGTGMSGLERGILPLALLGLDPDTPFGADWGPYEPWARPRGQSIPDSPRDLLFEARTCLHARFAIQSGQTAVMEHLYAELLPAAGELAGAGSGLLTFGPVARYLGDLATALNRPAEAATHYRQAESLRRS
- a CDS encoding alpha/beta fold hydrolase; translation: MIPSFTERRVPVADGVALHTAIGGSGDPIVLLHGFPQTHLMWRHVAADLAADHTVICPDLRGYGDSDKPDGTADPAVYAKRTMAADVVALARELGHERFALAGHDRGALVAVRAGLDHPEAITHLASLDVLPTLDMWEVMHGTSAAVGFHLYLMAQPPGLAEQLIGNSADAFFGHFLDLWANDPAAIPPEVRAVYLKASREAVPSIVADYRASATIDVEHDEADRRAGRRLRMPVTVLQQDWGAALGFDAAARWRAWAPDLEHRTVTSGHFMAEEDPATVVKELRELLAR
- a CDS encoding acyl-CoA desaturase; this encodes MLDGEQSGTENFLVKLFAVVPLLALAAAVPIAWGWGLGWTDLGLALGFYLLTGLGVTIGFHRYFTHGAFKANRGLRIALAVAGSMAMQGPVIGWVADHRRHHAYADREGDPHSPWRYGTSAGALAKGFWHAHMGWLFDREKTNAKRFAPDLLDDADLARIDRLFPVLTVATLLTPALLGGLLTLSWTGALTAFFWAGLVRVAVLHHVTWSVNSLCHLIGDRPFAARDKSANFWPLALASMGESWHNSHHADPTGARHGVRRGQLDISARVIWVFEKLGWATDVRWPRPERLARKLARQ